A segment of the Dermacentor andersoni chromosome 5, qqDerAnde1_hic_scaffold, whole genome shotgun sequence genome:
CGTAAtaataagagacaggaagagagtggtgtggattagaaacggggatagctgatattctaactgacatcaagagaaaaaaaaatggagctgggcaggccatgtaatgcataggatgGATGACCGGTGGTCccttagagttgcagaatgggtgcgaagagaagggaagtgcagttgtGGACGGCAAAAAGCTAGGtagagtgacgaaattaggaattTTGCGGGCGCGAGTTGGAACCGGTTGGTGCAGGagatgggtaattggagatctccatgagaggcttttgtcctgcagtgaacatgaataggctgatgatgacgatgatgatgatcatgaggcaacgaatgctaatcacattaataaACTAGCTTGTTAGTGTGCACTCTGTCCTGTCACATTCTTTCTTCCTTCAATGTTTTCTGCATTGAAAAGTACTTTTTGTTGTCTGAAGTAAACTAGTAACTCTTTTTAAAAGTGCAATTCACagggtctgttcgattcgcctgcaccactgtgaaccagttcacggcggttcacgagaagttcagaaactgTGAAGCTCGATTCCGGAGGTGTAGGCCCAGCGAatcactcgaaacgaatgcaaaggtgcagacgcggtgtaagcattatgctatgtcagactaatgtgcacggagtgtgtaagtttgagaggtcctgaactgcaggtatgatcagtttctggggcgtaaatacacaccACAGTTGCGTAGACACATCAGACGTGCGTCAGCGGGGCTTTAACGGtgctcgcgcccgtgtgctgcgtcgtctgatgcgccgctgcttcgcacctgtatgcctgcaccaagtcggcaccgacagtggagcgggttcagcaaaatcatgaaccagccctgcacctttgctgcaccttttgaaacgaacgttGTGGTTCTgcgggcgccattgctgcaccgctgaaacgaatggcagggtgcagcccCTCTcgaactggttcaagtggtgcaggcaAATCAAACCTACCCACAGTATTCCAGGAACTCACAGAAAGGAAACAGGTGGTATAAAAAGCATTTTGAAGGCAGAATTCTGTGTCCATAAGTGTAGACACAACTTGCAAAAGCACCTCGCAAGGTGCGTGcagttgctttttttcttctatataaCGGCCCCCTCAGCCAAGATATGGCATCTTAATAGGAATGAAAACAGGTTGCCAACGAAAATGGGGTTGTCTAAAAATTCTTAAACATTTCGGCTTCCACACGGGAGCACCCCCCATAACAGAGTGCAATATAGTGCTGTAAATAACCACCTCCCATTGCAAGCTCAACGTATTCTTTAATAGTACGCAGGGTTGGTTCAGAAATTTTTTCATTATCCATTAATAGCAAACATTTTAGCAACGCAATTTCAGGCATATGCGTGCCAGCCTTTGTGTTCCACCTGTTCGCTTAAATTAGATTAAGAGTATCAAGGATGCTCAACGAGTTTTATCCTCAAATTTCTGCATTGTCATTGCCCCTAGTGCTAATTAAATGTGCAGACAAACCGGGCCAGCACGGAGGCCCAGGCTCCTTCCTCGTTCACtggcttcgcggcttcagacaaacaccgccgatttcacgagctggccagttacgcttgCGCATAAAACGCACCCTGCAAAAACAGCTAACCTGCATTCCCCAATGCGAGAGTCACTGGCGTCGGCAGCAGCGCAAGTAGGGCGGGTATCATCTAAATGACTAATACTGTTGATACTCGACCCACCATATTTGTGGTAAAGTGACCACGATCGCCCATCATGCCAGTCTCCCTCTTCCGCATCGCCCCctcccccgcttttttttttttttttttttttttaagcagccaCTGATTTCTACAGCCTCCGGCACTGATCTATTTCTTCACTAGACCCGCGGTCGTCTTCAAGAACTTCGCGCTGTCAACGCGGTGCATCCCAGCTTACTTGAGTGAACCGATTAACGTTCAGTGCGTGACATCTATTTGTATAAACACTACAAGTTTATTTTTTATAAATACCACATATTTTACACGAAGTCGGCGACAATCTGGGCTTTACGtctcgtcttcctcttcactgaTGTCTCGAGGCTCGCTTGAAATATCCATCGGTGCTGCGGCAGTAGAGAAGGGAAACAGGTTGAATACACGGtgcaccatagagtttcatacattaCTGTGCACCATCAACGAGGTCTACTCACTGCTTAGGATGCTACCAACTCGCAGGTCAATGAGCTCGGAATTCGTCGGCTCCTCGTCGTCTTCAACTTCAGCATTGCTACCCTGGAAAGTAAAAGCAAAGTGTTCAATCCAACACACGCTCCAGCCAGCTGGCATTACTACCGTCAAATCAACCGCCGCCAGCTCTTCTTCTTGCATAGGTCGTTCAGCGGCCGTCTCTTCGAACTGTTTATCACGAAGTGCGCTCAGCAGATTCATCTCCTCGACCCTGAGCTTGTTTACTTGGCTCTGAAATTTTTCCATAATTTGCAAGATAAGTTTCTCTTCGTCCAATAGATACTGAACAAACTTTAGTTCCGCCATGCTTGTTTTGTTTCTGTCTCGTTTGCTTCTTTTGATTGCTGCAGTAGCGCTGGTAGCGCGATCAATATATACGTTAAAACATGAgcagctgttttatttttttaattattttgaaGTTATTTGATTTCCATTGGTGATGATATACTATACAAGTGATATTTGAACGTCACATGATCATAAAGCGTGACGTTAGCCATGCCGTAGTAAGAATCAAGATGGCTTTGGCCGCTGGTTGGGCCAATTTCGATTTCGTGTTGTTTTCGCTTGCGTTTGCGTGCACTGGGTTTCAGTTGTGCGATTAGAAATGCCGTCAAATTACACGTTCACTGTTCAACACTTGGAACTTGAAAGATCGGATTACGTGTGGTCAATGTGAAATACAAGCGGCCTTCGTACGATCTTGGCACTGTTGCAAAGGTAAGTGGCCTCGTCTCGCGACTGTGTCTGTCGAAGTCGAAGAGCGAAGCACTTCGCAAACTGCAGTTTCCCAGCGTA
Coding sequences within it:
- the LOC126530007 gene encoding uncharacterized protein gives rise to the protein MAELKFVQYLLDEEKLILQIMEKFQSQVNKLRVEEMNLLSALRDKQFEETAAERPMQEEELAAVDLTGSNAEVEDDEEPTNSELIDLRVGSILSTPMDISSEPRDISEEEDET